A stretch of DNA from Methanoplanus endosymbiosus:
ATTTCCGTTTTGAAAATTAAAACAAGGATTTAAAGGTCTTTTAAGACCTCTTCAAGCAGTTTGTCATAAGCCATCGTCAGACTGTCAACCTCCTTTTCAAAGGCATCCAGTGCGTTTTCTGAGACCATTCCATCGATCTCAAACTCGGCAAACATAACATATGCAGCATTCTCCATTCTGCCCTTAGCACTCATTACACTTGTGTATGCCGCAAGTTTGGCTTTGTTCTCATATTCACCAAGATAATCATCTATAACAAAGGCATTTGCAGCATCATCGAACTTCTCTATATTTGCTGCAAACTCCTCCTTCTCAATAGATTCATTGAGCAGCACATAGCCAAAGGCCTCCTCAACACTCTCTATCATATAGTGGTGCATAGAGAGCAGATCAAATGCAGCAGCTGCATGTCTGTTGTTATCCAGGTCTTCCTTACTGACCATTGCAAAATAATTCTTCGTAAACGGCCCGAATTCTGATGTGAAACCATCAATGGAATCTTCAAAGACAATCACATCTTCGTATATGACTGTACCGTTCTTCTCATATACAGCAAAAAAGTTCATGGCATCTGCAACGAGATCATTCTTCTTTGAGATTATGGATTCATACGAAGCTTTCAAATCTGCATTTTCAGGCCTGTCAAGTCCGGCCTGTTTCTCAAACATAATGGCAAGAAGATCAAAATCCTTTATTTTGGACTCAAAATCAGCCTTCTCTACGGGGTCTTTCAATACCGGATACGCAAGTGCCTCTTCAATTGCCTCCAGCATAACACCGTGCATCCTGCCAAGAGTAAACGTAGAATCTATATAATTCATAGCCCTTTCAGGAGTCTGAACAGCAGTCGGCGAAACAGTCTGAGAAGAAACCACAGTTGCCATCGGTGTTGCTGCCGGAGTAGGTGCCGCCGTCACCGCCGGAGTTACCTGTACTTCAGGTGTGGTTTCCGTGCATCCTGCAATCAAAACCAGACCAACCAAAACCAGAGAAATAAATAAAATCAGTGAACGCATATCTCACATCCCCTATGAAAGATACTATACAACCAGACCAGATAATAATTCCGCCAATGAATTGGCAGGATGAATAAAAAATATAAATGCATTTTAAATTATACTACTTTAAAAATAATATGGGCTATTATCGCATATCTCCGGCACAGGCACAGACACCTTCACAGAATGCCTGAAAACTAAGAGAATTATTTCTTTCTGCAACCATGTGACGTGAAATCCTGCCCGCAACCTCCAGTTTTGGCAGTCTTCCGGAATACTCTTTTCGTGAACTACCTCTGGGCTAAAGACCCAGAGGCTTCCTGCTTCATACCCCGAATCATTGTTCGTAAGTCCACAGGCCCTTCCCCTCGTTCCAAGGGTGCAAAGATATTATATTCCAATTAGATTCTGTCTATCTAAAGCAAATTTCCTGATATTTATTGCGGCATTTATATCCCGGTCATGATGTATCCCACAATCCGGACAAATCCAGTCTCTATCAGATAAAGTCAAATCCCTGTTGTAATATCCACATTCACTACAGATTTTTGTAGATGGTTCAAATTGTCCTATCTGTAAGATAATTTTACCTTGTTTTTGTGCCTTATATTCCAATTGAGTAACAAATGAACTCCATGATGCATCAGCAATATGTTGTGCCAGTTTATGATTTTTTAGCATCCCTTCAACATTCAAAGTTTCCAGTGCAATTGCTTGGTTCTCGCATACTAATCTAAAAGATAGTTTGTGCTGGAAATCGCTTCTTTGATTATGAATTTTTTCATGGATTTTTGCTACTGCATTTTTTGCTTTATTTCTGTTGTTAGAACCTTTTTGTTTTCTACTCAATCGTTTTTGCAACACTTTCATTCGGAGAATTGACTGTTTCAAATATCGGGGATTCTCAATCTTTTCCCCATTGGAAAGTATTGCAAAATCTTTGATACCTACATCAACACCCATGGTTGTATTTACATCAAAAATTGTTGATTTGCCGCTTCCATTAGGACCAAGAAAAACCGTAAAAGGGGGTGAGTTCCTTCAGTTCAAGATCACGCAAAGCACGATAATTTTTTACGGTAAGTTCCTCAATTCGTGGAACGGAT
This window harbors:
- a CDS encoding transposase, with the translated sequence MGVDVGIKDFAILSNGEKIENPRYLKQSILRMKVLQKRLSRKQKGSNNRNKAKNAVAKIHEKIHNQRSDFQHKLSFRLVCENQAIALETLNVEGMLKNHKLAQHIADASWSSFVTQLEYKAQKQGKIILQIGQFEPSTKICSECGYYNRDLTLSDRDWICPDCGIHHDRDINAAINIRKFALDRQNLIGI